In Risungbinella massiliensis, a single window of DNA contains:
- a CDS encoding ribosomal-processing cysteine protease Prp — translation MIRITVERDRDGSVSRVTVKGHANYGEHGRDLVCAAVSGITIGMANAIEQLTDTTLHQPDDGEGKVDLRIPEDVEETTHQKLTLLLEATFLALKNVADEYPAYVSLT, via the coding sequence ATGATTCGAATTACGGTAGAGCGGGATCGTGACGGTTCGGTTTCTCGTGTCACGGTCAAGGGTCATGCCAACTACGGTGAACATGGACGAGACCTAGTCTGCGCTGCTGTCTCTGGTATTACGATTGGCATGGCAAATGCGATCGAACAGCTAACAGACACTACTCTTCATCAGCCGGATGATGGAGAGGGAAAAGTGGATTTGCGTATTCCAGAGGATGTAGAGGAGACAACACATCAGAAACTGACGTTGCTGCTCGAAGCGACGTTTCTCGCTTTAAAGAACGTAGCGGATGAGTATCCTGCTTACGTAAGTTTAACTTAA
- the rplU gene encoding 50S ribosomal protein L21: protein MYALIETGGKQYRVQKDDVLYIEKLDAQAGETVTFDKVLLVGKDGETVVGKPVVDGANVTAKVLDHGRGKKITVFKYKPKKNYKKKQGHRQPFTKVQIEGINA, encoded by the coding sequence ATGTACGCTTTGATCGAAACCGGTGGTAAACAATACCGCGTACAAAAAGACGATGTGCTTTACATCGAAAAACTGGATGCGCAAGCTGGAGAAACAGTTACGTTTGATAAAGTACTTCTCGTAGGTAAAGACGGGGAAACCGTTGTAGGTAAGCCTGTTGTAGATGGTGCGAATGTAACTGCAAAAGTTCTCGACCACGGACGTGGCAAAAAGATTACGGTCTTCAAATATAAACCGAAAAAGAACTACAAGAAAAAGCAAGGTCATCGTCAACCATTCACAAAAGTACAAATCGAAGGCATTAACGCCTAA
- a CDS encoding small multi-drug export protein: MLEFLQDFLQQYGTIWQYVLLFFISLVPVIDISVVVPLGVILGLSPIWVMIIGFLGNLAFVLILAFFFQQIRGWRDKRRAAKGITTPSKKETRARNLWEKYGVPGLAIISPFLVGTDVAAFLAFSLGSSRKSVIGWMIVSLAFWSAILGFTFMQVPNIYDVK, from the coding sequence TTGTTAGAATTTTTGCAGGATTTTCTACAACAATATGGTACTATTTGGCAGTATGTCTTGCTTTTCTTTATTTCATTAGTCCCTGTAATTGATATTTCGGTAGTAGTTCCACTAGGAGTTATATTAGGTTTATCTCCTATTTGGGTAATGATTATTGGATTTTTAGGTAATTTGGCCTTTGTTCTCATCCTAGCCTTTTTCTTTCAGCAAATCCGTGGTTGGAGAGATAAACGTCGGGCTGCAAAAGGAATCACCACTCCATCCAAGAAAGAGACTCGAGCTCGGAACCTATGGGAGAAGTATGGTGTTCCAGGGTTAGCGATCATCTCTCCTTTCTTGGTAGGAACGGATGTAGCCGCATTCCTCGCATTCTCTCTTGGTAGCTCTCGTAAATCGGTCATTGGTTGGATGATCGTGAGCCTTGCATTCTGGAGCGCAATATTAGGATTTACCTTTATGCAAGTACCAAATATCTATGACGTGAAGTAA
- a CDS encoding squalene/phytoene synthase family protein, which produces MSKINKSLHTDAMNVLYATSRTFFIPINGLPSELKEAVAASYLCMRAIDEIEDHPDLTTDVKVNLLQSVSKFLQGSPNEQEVLEDIFFPYQSQLPEVTLRLTDWIQFCPSSIRPTVCRYTAIMAEGMAKWAAKGWQVQTEEDLDEYTYYVAGLVGLMLNEIWKWHDGTESDEKLAVAYGRGLQAVNILRNQNEDATRDVNYFPKGWTFADMMKYAKRNLGLADIYTANITSPPILKFCKIPLALAHGTVEVMESGKEKLSRFDVMKIVGRAIKGL; this is translated from the coding sequence ATGAGCAAAATAAATAAATCACTACATACCGACGCAATGAACGTACTATACGCAACGAGTCGAACATTTTTTATTCCAATCAATGGTTTGCCGTCCGAATTGAAAGAAGCCGTAGCCGCTTCCTATCTCTGCATGAGAGCAATTGATGAGATAGAAGATCATCCTGATCTTACAACAGATGTAAAAGTGAACTTATTACAATCTGTGAGCAAGTTTTTGCAAGGATCCCCAAATGAACAAGAAGTTTTGGAGGATATCTTTTTCCCATATCAATCTCAATTACCTGAAGTTACCTTGCGATTAACAGACTGGATTCAGTTTTGTCCTTCATCCATTCGTCCAACTGTCTGTCGTTATACTGCCATCATGGCGGAAGGGATGGCAAAGTGGGCAGCCAAAGGGTGGCAGGTTCAAACCGAAGAAGATTTAGATGAGTATACCTATTATGTTGCAGGTTTAGTAGGGTTAATGTTGAATGAGATTTGGAAATGGCATGATGGTACGGAGTCCGATGAGAAATTAGCAGTCGCTTACGGTCGAGGATTACAAGCAGTGAACATTCTTCGCAACCAAAATGAGGACGCCACTCGTGACGTTAACTATTTTCCAAAGGGATGGACATTCGCTGATATGATGAAATATGCGAAACGTAACTTAGGATTAGCTGATATCTACACGGCGAATATTACCAGTCCTCCTATATTAAAGTTTTGTAAGATCCCGCTGGCGTTGGCTCATGGAACAGTCGAAGTAATGGAATCTGGAAAAGAGAAATTAAGTCGATTCGATGTAATGAAAATTGTAGGTAGGGCAATTAAAGGACTTTAG
- a CDS encoding M50 family metallopeptidase, with amino-acid sequence MLAKLPWENVRFQIHPSFWIVIALSVWTGYFWEILTLFLVVLLHELGHVTAAWSFGWKIRSIELLPFGGVAQMDEWGTAPAREEIVVALAGPFYHIYMILFSLWFYQMGWWDYTWTEYFVLSNITIALFNMLPIYPLDGGRVVQALLSKLVPYQRCIAVSLYTSLFLSIVVLVFAFTVLNGISIIPLVIIGLFLVFSNWQAISQQQYPLWRMLFQRYQKGAPDTLPHQAIQLMRTDSWAKILPQWRKERYHIVQVFHENGKLMAIYPEEKVLERLFQTRKKGA; translated from the coding sequence TTGCTCGCTAAGCTTCCTTGGGAAAATGTGCGCTTTCAGATCCATCCCAGCTTCTGGATCGTGATCGCGCTCTCTGTTTGGACTGGATACTTTTGGGAAATCCTCACCTTGTTTCTCGTTGTTCTTCTACATGAATTGGGGCATGTCACGGCTGCTTGGTCATTTGGTTGGAAAATTCGATCCATTGAGTTACTCCCCTTTGGTGGAGTAGCTCAAATGGATGAATGGGGTACTGCACCAGCACGAGAGGAGATCGTGGTAGCTCTGGCCGGTCCCTTTTACCACATATACATGATTTTATTCAGTCTTTGGTTTTATCAGATGGGTTGGTGGGACTATACTTGGACTGAGTATTTTGTGTTGTCTAACATCACGATTGCACTTTTTAATATGTTGCCCATTTACCCATTAGATGGAGGAAGAGTGGTACAAGCTCTCTTGAGTAAGCTTGTGCCATACCAGCGATGTATTGCAGTTAGCCTTTATACCAGCCTTTTCTTATCTATCGTAGTACTTGTATTTGCATTTACGGTATTAAATGGAATCAGTATCATTCCATTGGTGATTATTGGACTTTTTTTGGTGTTCTCCAATTGGCAAGCAATTAGTCAGCAGCAATATCCTTTGTGGAGAATGCTCTTTCAGCGGTATCAAAAAGGGGCACCCGATACCTTACCGCATCAAGCGATTCAACTAATGCGGACAGACTCTTGGGCCAAGATTCTTCCCCAATGGCGCAAAGAACGGTATCATATTGTCCAAGTCTTTCATGAGAATGGAAAGTTAATGGCGATCTATCCTGAGGAGAAAGTGTTGGAACGGCTTTTTCAGACAAGGAAAAAAGGGGCATAA
- a CDS encoding M23 family metallopeptidase has product MRDFHQEEEWKQNRKLDEWDSDKVDDLDDLDPEDLLQTDDYDPEEMEVGEKLPELTVTEKERGTAFSKRPKMLIRAVIAAALLLITVLLFQYPLNAKLNELVQNTFERDTNFAMVRGWMENAVGKGNPTMLPAFAPQNGNSMQNATPVQTQPIAPVFDSPVQGNILAGFSDKNPGVVLETAGKAPVKAAADGEVTRIGKVDDWENVVVLRHVDGSETWYQGMEDVTVTANLKVKKGDLLGNTSENGGKYLVSIYYYRDHELKNPADVIPFAR; this is encoded by the coding sequence ATGAGGGATTTTCATCAGGAAGAAGAATGGAAACAAAATCGGAAATTAGACGAATGGGATTCTGATAAAGTAGATGACTTAGATGACCTAGATCCGGAAGACTTGCTTCAAACAGATGATTATGATCCAGAGGAGATGGAAGTAGGGGAGAAGTTACCAGAATTAACTGTCACAGAAAAAGAACGTGGGACGGCTTTTTCGAAACGGCCTAAAATGTTGATTCGTGCTGTTATTGCAGCAGCATTATTGTTAATCACTGTTTTGTTATTCCAGTATCCTCTCAACGCCAAACTGAATGAGTTAGTACAAAATACGTTTGAGCGAGACACAAACTTTGCGATGGTGCGTGGTTGGATGGAAAATGCAGTTGGTAAAGGAAACCCTACAATGTTACCAGCTTTTGCTCCTCAGAATGGAAATTCGATGCAAAATGCGACTCCGGTCCAAACACAACCTATTGCTCCTGTTTTTGATTCTCCTGTACAAGGAAATATCTTAGCTGGTTTTAGTGATAAAAATCCTGGAGTTGTCTTGGAAACAGCAGGAAAAGCCCCGGTAAAAGCAGCGGCAGACGGTGAGGTAACTCGAATTGGAAAGGTAGATGACTGGGAGAATGTAGTTGTTTTAAGGCATGTAGACGGTTCTGAAACATGGTATCAAGGGATGGAGGATGTAACAGTAACGGCTAATTTGAAAGTGAAAAAAGGCGATCTGCTGGGGAATACGTCCGAAAATGGTGGGAAATATCTTGTCTCGATCTATTACTATCGAGATCATGAATTGAAAAATCCTGCTGATGTGATTCCGTTTGCTCGCTAA
- the minD gene encoding septum site-determining protein MinD, whose product MGESIVVTSGKGGVGKSTTTANIGTALALIGKKVVLIDTDIGLRNLDVLMGLENRIVYDIIDVIESRCDLKQALIKDKRLDNLYLLPAAQTKDKSAIAANQLRRVIADLKEDHDYVIIDCPAGIEQGFQNAVAGADQAIIVTTPENTSIRDADRVIGLLEKENVGTPKLVINRYRSQMVKEGAMMDADEVVSVLSIDLLGVIPDEEKVIKAGNTGEPIVWDSTCKAGKAYRNIAKRILGEMVPLVTLKQEPTFFLRMKQWLGFA is encoded by the coding sequence GTGGGGGAAAGTATCGTAGTCACTTCTGGAAAAGGTGGTGTTGGCAAGTCTACGACTACAGCCAACATTGGCACTGCGTTAGCTTTGATCGGGAAAAAAGTAGTATTGATTGATACCGATATTGGATTGCGAAATCTAGATGTGTTGATGGGACTCGAGAATCGGATTGTGTATGACATTATTGACGTGATTGAAAGCCGTTGTGATCTAAAACAGGCTCTTATTAAAGACAAGCGGTTAGACAATCTTTATTTATTACCAGCAGCACAGACCAAAGATAAGAGTGCAATTGCCGCCAATCAATTAAGAAGGGTAATCGCTGACCTAAAAGAAGATCATGATTATGTGATAATTGATTGCCCTGCTGGAATTGAACAAGGCTTTCAAAATGCCGTTGCGGGAGCAGATCAGGCGATTATCGTCACAACACCAGAAAATACCTCAATCCGAGATGCAGACCGTGTGATTGGGCTTCTCGAAAAAGAAAACGTGGGAACTCCGAAACTCGTGATCAATCGCTACCGCAGTCAAATGGTGAAAGAGGGAGCAATGATGGATGCTGATGAAGTAGTCTCTGTGCTCTCGATTGATCTATTAGGTGTTATTCCTGATGAAGAGAAAGTGATCAAAGCAGGCAACACTGGAGAACCGATCGTATGGGATTCGACTTGCAAAGCAGGTAAAGCATATCGAAACATCGCCAAACGGATTCTAGGAGAGATGGTACCGCTTGTTACGTTGAAGCAGGAGCCTACCTTCTTCTTACGAATGAAGCAGTGGTTGGGTTTTGCATAA
- a CDS encoding septum site-determining protein MinC translates to MGKVLKSGVTIKGTKDGLLFFLDDTRPFSEVLQELRYKLTNSGSSQIWDGPEMSIKIMLGERQISKQEEIGLRDIFSLRNNLKIHSFETDNGKPYLLEPNIGIQMRAGTVRSGQVLTHRGDLLLLGDVNPGGCVEATGSIYVLGSLRGLAHAGVGGDETAIVAASAFRPTQLRIGDIISRPPDEWRELEIGMRFAYVVQKQIAVEKIAHLSQIRPDRAWKDSLRFGGV, encoded by the coding sequence ATGGGAAAAGTGCTGAAGTCAGGTGTTACCATCAAAGGAACCAAAGACGGACTCTTATTTTTTCTTGACGATACTCGTCCTTTTTCAGAAGTCTTGCAGGAGTTACGGTATAAACTTACGAACTCTGGTAGCTCTCAAATCTGGGATGGACCAGAGATGAGTATCAAGATTATGTTGGGAGAGCGGCAGATAAGTAAACAAGAAGAGATCGGTCTACGGGACATTTTTTCTTTGCGAAATAACTTAAAAATTCATAGCTTTGAGACAGATAATGGAAAACCGTATCTTCTAGAACCTAACATAGGGATCCAGATGCGTGCTGGGACGGTTCGTTCGGGTCAAGTTTTGACTCATCGTGGTGATCTATTACTATTGGGAGACGTCAATCCAGGTGGATGTGTCGAGGCAACAGGTAGTATCTATGTTCTAGGTTCCTTACGAGGGCTTGCTCATGCAGGAGTAGGTGGCGATGAGACAGCGATCGTGGCAGCTTCTGCTTTTCGACCGACTCAATTGCGTATTGGCGATATCATCTCGCGTCCACCAGATGAATGGCGAGAGCTGGAGATCGGTATGCGATTTGCCTATGTCGTTCAAAAACAAATCGCAGTGGAAAAGATTGCTCATCTCAGCCAAATACGTCCAGACCGAGCGTGGAAAGATAGCTTGCGTTTTGGTGGAGTCTGA
- the radC gene encoding RadC family protein, with protein sequence MIRDVPLHERPREKLIHDGPETLGSVDLIALMLRTGTSGESVLTLAQRVINQTGGLRGLTNTTLQELQEIDGIGPAKAVQLLAGVELGRRISRLPPEERPTIRQPGDAARLLMDEMRFLTQEHFYCLYLNMKNQVIAKKCLFVGSLSSSIVHPREVFKEAVLCSAASIICLHNHPSGDTTPSREDLEVTERLIEAGKLMDIEILDHVIIGDQRYYSMNEKGLISG encoded by the coding sequence ATGATTCGCGATGTACCATTACATGAAAGACCTCGAGAGAAGTTGATCCATGATGGGCCTGAGACACTAGGCAGTGTCGATTTGATCGCCTTGATGCTCCGTACAGGTACTTCAGGTGAGAGTGTACTTACTCTCGCACAACGAGTTATTAACCAGACAGGCGGGCTCCGTGGGCTTACCAACACCACGCTTCAGGAATTACAAGAAATAGATGGGATCGGCCCAGCTAAGGCTGTTCAGCTATTGGCTGGTGTCGAACTTGGTAGGCGAATTAGTAGACTTCCACCTGAAGAGCGTCCAACGATTCGTCAACCAGGTGATGCAGCTCGTCTTTTAATGGATGAAATGCGTTTTCTCACCCAAGAACATTTTTATTGTCTTTATCTTAATATGAAAAACCAAGTGATAGCCAAAAAGTGTTTATTTGTTGGAAGTTTAAGTAGTTCCATTGTTCACCCACGTGAGGTTTTTAAAGAAGCAGTACTTTGTAGTGCAGCCTCTATTATTTGCTTACATAATCACCCTAGTGGTGATACAACTCCAAGTCGTGAAGATCTAGAAGTAACGGAGCGTCTGATCGAAGCTGGTAAGTTAATGGACATTGAAATATTGGATCATGTCATTATAGGGGATCAACGATACTATAGCATGAATGAAAAAGGTCTAATTTCAGGATAA
- a CDS encoding Maf family protein, translating to MKSWKLILASGSPRRRELLHQLELEFQVITSDVEEHVDPTLTPDQVVQALALQKAEAVSFEQEVGTVTVGADTVVVLDGEILGKPKDKAEAHEMLARLSGRSHEVYTGIAVVVKGSDETKSWTRARRTEVWMRDLDDEKREWYVETGEPMDKAGSYGIQGYGATLVDRIEGCYFNVVGFPLALFDELLEEIGLPVIKTFGKK from the coding sequence ATGAAATCTTGGAAGTTAATCCTCGCATCCGGTTCTCCCCGTAGACGGGAACTACTTCACCAACTTGAGTTGGAATTTCAGGTTATTACGAGCGACGTGGAAGAACACGTTGATCCAACGTTAACGCCAGACCAAGTAGTACAAGCCCTTGCGCTTCAAAAGGCAGAGGCTGTCTCGTTTGAACAAGAAGTGGGTACTGTTACAGTTGGAGCCGATACAGTAGTGGTTTTAGATGGTGAGATCTTAGGCAAACCCAAAGACAAAGCAGAAGCCCATGAGATGTTAGCTAGATTATCTGGACGTAGTCATGAGGTTTATACAGGTATCGCTGTTGTTGTAAAAGGGTCTGATGAGACAAAGAGCTGGACACGCGCTCGTCGGACAGAAGTTTGGATGCGAGATTTGGATGATGAAAAACGAGAATGGTATGTAGAGACAGGCGAGCCAATGGATAAGGCAGGCTCTTATGGTATTCAAGGTTATGGCGCAACTCTGGTGGATCGTATTGAAGGATGTTATTTTAATGTAGTTGGTTTCCCATTGGCTCTCTTTGATGAATTGCTGGAAGAGATTGGATTACCTGTAATAAAGACGTTTGGCAAGAAATAA
- a CDS encoding SPOR domain-containing protein, whose protein sequence is MQPIVRVKTKSSKPLDQTSISSSQTTEPKSNLVGNSKITKEENLNRPLTKPLLNQTTSNETKNNKPRTFQQAAKEYSFQKVFSLEDWKQEDVIQWRSPGNPFASSRRKQPKKPWWHLALSIGGAIMIGSVMGFSILELFFNEEKQVSPTAIDSHLIKTKQVDEKPKTNSSPTAPSTVQSPVDLAKYDLPSLQLAIVQAGNYQDKESAQKNVSVYRTKGLAALVSEQAPYRIYLGMGINRDDGLKLNQIVRSLEIEASLQDLHIEAKGLTEKKKEVSRSLIPAIQAGNELFQELAKLTVDSMSSDGSQITSFAAGQDCSKRQQEINTKIETAKKDQSKESQEALSEMTKSIDLMLQSTMAAQKTPNSALLWQIQEGLLRYAVAYERLVKTLR, encoded by the coding sequence ATGCAACCAATCGTTCGTGTCAAAACAAAGTCAAGCAAACCTCTCGATCAAACAAGCATCTCCTCGTCCCAAACGACGGAGCCAAAATCGAATCTAGTAGGAAACAGCAAGATAACAAAAGAGGAAAATTTAAATAGACCATTAACCAAGCCTTTACTCAATCAAACAACAAGCAACGAAACGAAAAATAACAAACCACGTACTTTTCAACAAGCAGCAAAAGAATACTCTTTTCAAAAAGTTTTTTCCTTAGAAGATTGGAAACAAGAAGATGTGATCCAGTGGCGATCGCCAGGAAATCCGTTTGCCTCTTCTAGGAGAAAACAACCGAAGAAACCTTGGTGGCATCTAGCTCTCTCTATTGGCGGTGCTATTATGATCGGATCGGTGATGGGTTTTTCTATCTTGGAACTATTTTTTAATGAAGAGAAACAAGTTTCTCCAACTGCCATTGATTCCCATCTGATCAAAACCAAACAAGTAGATGAGAAACCAAAGACAAATTCGTCACCTACTGCTCCTTCTACCGTGCAAAGTCCTGTTGATCTAGCGAAATACGATCTCCCATCACTTCAATTAGCGATAGTCCAAGCCGGGAATTATCAAGATAAAGAATCAGCTCAGAAAAACGTATCCGTTTATCGTACAAAAGGGTTAGCAGCACTGGTATCAGAACAGGCTCCTTATCGGATCTATTTAGGGATGGGAATCAACCGAGATGATGGACTGAAGTTAAACCAGATTGTTCGTTCTCTTGAGATCGAGGCATCTCTGCAAGATTTACATATTGAAGCAAAGGGATTGACTGAGAAGAAAAAAGAGGTCTCTCGTTCCTTAATCCCTGCTATACAAGCAGGAAATGAGTTGTTCCAAGAACTTGCCAAACTGACAGTTGACTCGATGTCAAGCGATGGTTCCCAGATCACCTCATTTGCTGCAGGACAAGATTGCTCGAAGCGTCAACAAGAGATAAATACGAAGATAGAAACAGCAAAGAAAGATCAATCCAAAGAATCTCAGGAAGCACTATCGGAAATGACAAAATCAATTGATTTGATGCTACAAAGTACAATGGCAGCACAAAAGACACCCAATTCTGCATTATTATGGCAAATTCAAGAAGGATTGCTCCGCTATGCAGTGGCGTATGAGAGACTAGTGAAAACCTTACGTTAA
- a CDS encoding Gfo/Idh/MocA family protein encodes MVRIGVVGTNWITDRLLDAAKDIADFQLTAVYSRTSEKAKEFASKYGVTNLYTDLEEMATSQEIDAVYIATPNSYHAQQAILFLENGKHVLCEKPMAANASEVKSMIETAKHHNVLLMEAMKSTFLPNFKVIQDNLHKIGPIRRYFASYCQYSSRYDKYKEGIVLNAFNPTFANGSLMDLGVYCLYPLITLFGAPTEVKATSMMLESGVDGEGSVLLKYDNKDAVVMYSKITNSYLPSEIQGEKGSMIIDKIHTAEKVEIRYNDGTVEVLTVDQPHPTMYYEVKEFVDLINQGKIESSINTYENSYTTMQVMDQVRDQIGLVYPSDHK; translated from the coding sequence ATGGTTCGAATCGGCGTTGTTGGAACGAATTGGATTACAGATCGATTGTTGGATGCAGCAAAGGATATAGCGGATTTTCAACTTACCGCAGTTTATTCTCGTACTAGTGAGAAAGCAAAAGAATTTGCCAGTAAATATGGAGTTACCAATCTATATACCGATTTAGAAGAGATGGCAACTAGTCAGGAAATCGATGCGGTATATATTGCCACTCCCAATTCCTATCATGCACAACAAGCAATTTTGTTTTTAGAAAATGGCAAACATGTTCTTTGTGAAAAGCCAATGGCTGCTAATGCATCGGAAGTAAAAAGTATGATCGAAACCGCAAAGCATCATAATGTGTTGTTAATGGAAGCGATGAAATCCACATTCCTTCCCAACTTTAAAGTAATACAAGATAATTTACATAAAATTGGTCCTATCCGTAGGTATTTTGCAAGCTATTGTCAGTATTCATCTCGTTATGACAAATACAAAGAAGGAATCGTACTAAATGCTTTTAATCCCACCTTTGCGAACGGTTCATTAATGGATCTGGGTGTTTACTGCCTATATCCCTTGATCACACTATTTGGTGCACCAACAGAAGTGAAGGCAACTAGTATGATGCTAGAGTCAGGTGTCGATGGAGAAGGTAGTGTTTTATTAAAATACGATAATAAAGATGCGGTCGTGATGTATTCCAAAATCACCAACTCCTACTTACCGAGCGAAATTCAAGGGGAAAAAGGTAGTATGATCATTGATAAAATCCATACAGCTGAAAAAGTAGAAATTCGCTACAATGATGGCACGGTAGAAGTATTAACAGTCGATCAACCTCATCCGACTATGTACTATGAAGTGAAAGAGTTCGTTGATCTCATCAACCAAGGAAAAATCGAATCGAGCATTAACACATATGAAAACTCCTACACGACCATGCAGGTAATGGATCAGGTACGGGATCAGATCGGTCTGGTATATCCAAGTGATCATAAGTGA
- the trpA gene encoding tryptophan synthase subunit alpha → MGRVRLNQILQSLKQRGEKAFIPYLMAGDGGIEKLEDHIRFMTEEGATLIEIGIPFSDPIADGPTIQRAGKRSLDHGTTIMEIFQTIKRVRTYSSIPLVFMTYLNPILAFGKERFVQLCVEAGVDGMIIPDIPYEEKELIAPDLRVADIALIPLVTLTSPLERIDKIIKEGDGFVYAVTVTGVTGSRTAFQKKVYTYLQQVTKRSNLPVFAGFGISNPKQTQEILAFCDGVIVGSKVIEAIEEGNKNDIKELIHAVRQFPNRYPQHSDARQK, encoded by the coding sequence ATGGGAAGAGTAAGATTAAATCAAATATTACAATCATTGAAACAACGAGGAGAGAAGGCATTTATTCCGTATCTGATGGCGGGGGATGGAGGAATAGAAAAATTAGAAGATCATATCCGCTTTATGACGGAAGAAGGGGCAACTCTGATTGAAATAGGAATTCCCTTTTCCGATCCGATCGCAGATGGACCCACTATTCAGCGGGCAGGAAAACGATCATTAGATCATGGGACCACGATAATGGAGATTTTCCAGACTATAAAGCGAGTACGTACTTACTCTTCCATTCCTTTGGTTTTCATGACCTATTTAAATCCAATTCTCGCATTTGGGAAAGAGAGGTTTGTGCAGCTTTGTGTAGAGGCGGGTGTAGATGGAATGATTATTCCTGATATACCCTATGAGGAAAAAGAGTTAATCGCTCCTGATCTTCGTGTAGCTGACATAGCTCTCATTCCTCTGGTTACTTTAACTAGTCCGCTTGAGCGAATCGACAAGATTATCAAGGAAGGAGATGGATTTGTCTATGCAGTGACTGTCACAGGAGTAACCGGATCACGTACTGCATTTCAGAAAAAAGTATATACCTATTTACAACAAGTGACGAAGCGATCGAATCTCCCTGTGTTTGCTGGATTTGGAATCTCCAATCCAAAGCAAACACAAGAAATATTGGCTTTCTGTGATGGAGTGATTGTAGGGAGTAAAGTGATTGAAGCGATAGAGGAGGGAAATAAAAATGATATAAAAGAGCTGATCCATGCTGTTCGACAGTTTCCAAATAGATACCCACAACATTCTGATGCGCGACAAAAATAA